Sequence from the Hamadaea flava genome:
GGCCACGGCGGCCGACAGCGCGGTACGCCCAGCGGCCGCGTCGCCGATCGCGCGGAACAGGTCGTCGGGCGCGATGTCCTTGAGGATGTAGCCGACCGCCCCGGCGGCCATCGCACGGACGACGTCGGCGTCACTGTCGTATGTGGTCAGGACCAGGACCCGGGGCGCGGGTTCGAGGGCGAGCAGCCGCCGGGTCGCCTCGACGCCGTCGATGCCCGAGCCGAGCTGGAGGTCCATCAGGACGACCTGCGGATGCAGCGCGGCGGCCAGCGAGACCGCCTGCTCGCCGGTGCCCGTCTCGGCGACGACCTCGACGCCCGGCTGGGATTCGAGCAGCGCGCGCAGGCCCGCCCGGACGACCACATGATCGTCGACCAGCATCAGTCTCATGAGGAGGCTCCCTCCGCCGGGATCGCCACCGCGATCGCCGTGCCCCGGCCCGGCTCGGACTCGATGGTCACCCGGCCGCCGGCCAGCTCGGCCCGGCGCGCGATCGCCTCGAGCCCGAACCCTCGGCCCGGACCGGCCGGCGGCCTGGCACCGGAATGAGCGCTGTTGAAGCCGACCCCGTCGTCCACGACGTCGAGCCGCACCTCGTTGGGCAGGTAGCTCAAGGTGACCGCGGCTGTCTGCGCGTGGGCGTGCTCGACGACGTTGGCCAGGGCGCCTTGGGCGATCCGCAGCAAGGTCATGGCGGTGGACTCCGGCAGCGCGTACCGGTCGCCGTCGACGGCGAACCGGACCCCGGGGCCGCGAACGCCGGCGCAGACGTCGGCGATCGCCTGTTCCAGGGAACGGCCCTGGAGCGAGTTGAGATCCATCACGACCGTCCGGATGTCGCCGAGGGTCTCCCGGTTCACGGTCATCGCCTGCCGCAGGTTCGCCTGCGCGGCGTCCGCGGGCCAGGCCCGGTCGGCCGCCTGGAGCAGCAGATTCACGCTGGACATCCCCTGAGCCACGGTGTCGTGCAGGTCACGGGCCAGCCGGGCGCGCTCTTCCAGCGCGCCCGCCCGGCGTCGGCTCTCGGCCAGCGCTTGACTGGTCCGGGCCAACTGGAGGTACGCGGCCGTGGTGATGATCGCGACCCCGGCCGGGCCGGCGATGAGCCCGACGTCGGGATGCCAGCCGTTGAGCCGGACGAACGAGAGCACCACCACGGCGGTGAGCACGGCGATGATCGTCACCGCGGTCCGGGGCGAGTAGTCGTCCAACGCGACGAAGACGAGTGGCACGGCACACAACGCGAAGCTGGGCGCGACCAGGACGATCGCCAGCCAGACGGCGGCCACCACGAGCAGACCTACTCGCCGGGGCCGCCAGACCGGCCGCCACACCATAGCGACGGCGTACGCGACCGCCAGCAACGCGGCGAGCCCGAGCACCGGCGCGTTCCAGCCATGCCGAGCCACGTACCTGGCCGCCGACGAGGCGAGCAACAGGTAGAAGCCGGCATGCATCCAGACGCGCATGATCCAACCCTACGGCCGCGCCGAACGCCGCCATCAACCATTCGATGGATGCCGCGATCCATCTACCGCCGCAGGTGGGGC
This genomic interval carries:
- a CDS encoding sensor histidine kinase, producing MRVWMHAGFYLLLASSAARYVARHGWNAPVLGLAALLAVAYAVAMVWRPVWRPRRVGLLVVAAVWLAIVLVAPSFALCAVPLVFVALDDYSPRTAVTIIAVLTAVVVLSFVRLNGWHPDVGLIAGPAGVAIITTAAYLQLARTSQALAESRRRAGALEERARLARDLHDTVAQGMSSVNLLLQAADRAWPADAAQANLRQAMTVNRETLGDIRTVVMDLNSLQGRSLEQAIADVCAGVRGPGVRFAVDGDRYALPESTAMTLLRIAQGALANVVEHAHAQTAAVTLSYLPNEVRLDVVDDGVGFNSAHSGARPPAGPGRGFGLEAIARRAELAGGRVTIESEPGRGTAIAVAIPAEGASS
- a CDS encoding response regulator, which produces MRLMLVDDHVVVRAGLRALLESQPGVEVVAETGTGEQAVSLAAALHPQVVLMDLQLGSGIDGVEATRRLLALEPAPRVLVLTTYDSDADVVRAMAAGAVGYILKDIAPDDLFRAIGDAAAGRTALSAAVAGRLARQVHQPGVALSARETEIVTLLAEGLTNQQLARRLLISEATVKTHLVHIFSKLGVDSRTAAVTEAVNRRLITLRGRP